GGAAAACCTACTAAGGAACCGTGCGTCGTCAACGCCAAGCAGATCCACGGTAAGGAACTCTCGTTCAACAACATCCTCGACGTGGACACGGCGATCGAGTGCGCAAAGGAGTTCTCCCGCCCGAGTGTCGTCATCGTGAAGCATGCGACCCCGTGCGGAATCGCGAGCTCAGATTCCATATCGCAAGCGTTCAAGCTGGCATATCAGTTCGACACTTATTCGCCGTACGGCGGCGTCGTGGGGCTCAACCGCGAGGTCGACGAGGAGACCGCTCGCCAACTCGCGGACATCTTCCTTGAGGTCGTCGTCGCTCCCGGTTTCGTTCCTCACGCCTTGGCGCTTCTTGAGAAGAAAAAGAACGTGCGGCTTCTCGAAGTGAAGGGTTTCGAGCATCACGGGCACTTCGCGGGACTCCAATTCCGCGGCGTCGTTGGTGGCCTTTTGGTGCAGGACCGCGACATCCGTGAACCCGATGTTTCCACATGGAAAGTCGTCACGAAGGTCCACCCTAGCCCCAAGGACATGCGTTCGATGCTCTTCGCCTTCAAGGCTGTGCGCCACGTGAGGAGCAACTCCGTCATCTTCGTGAAGGAAGAGCACACGATCGCAATCGGCGGCGGGCAGACGTCCAGGGTCGACGCGACGTTCATCGCGACGAAGAAAGGTGGCGAGAACATCCGTGGCTCGATAATGGCGAGCGAGGCGTTCTTCCCCTTCCGGGACTCGATCGACCAGGCCGCGAAGGCAGGGGTCGTTGGTATCGTGCAGCCCGGTGGTTCGATCAGGGACGAGGAGTGCATCGCAGCGGCGGACGAGGCCGGAATCGCGATGGTGTTCACAGGACAAAGGGCGTTTCGGCACTAGACCGGCCACCCCCGTGGGGCTCTAATCCTCGAAACCCAAATAAGAAGAA
The sequence above is drawn from the Euryarchaeota archaeon genome and encodes:
- the purH gene encoding bifunctional phosphoribosylaminoimidazolecarboxamide formyltransferase/IMP cyclohydrolase — its product is MCCVTAPRYTRTKAPSVSLGFKNAYEPPGHYHAVRIVGTRDALLSVSDKTGIVELARGLVGHGMRVVSTGGTAKTLREAGVGVTEVAEVTGFPEMLDGRVKTTHPRIHAGILAVRSRPDHLAALEKNGIRTVDLVAVNLYPFEETVGKGAKHEEVLEQIDIGGPSIIRAAAKNYRDVAVLTSPSQYRPVLEELEKTGGLTAETRQRLAAEAFAHTARYDTIIDQYFRRQVLKDDFPQHLNLSFERIQNLRYGENSHQRAAFFAGKPTKEPCVVNAKQIHGKELSFNNILDVDTAIECAKEFSRPSVVIVKHATPCGIASSDSISQAFKLAYQFDTYSPYGGVVGLNREVDEETARQLADIFLEVVVAPGFVPHALALLEKKKNVRLLEVKGFEHHGHFAGLQFRGVVGGLLVQDRDIREPDVSTWKVVTKVHPSPKDMRSMLFAFKAVRHVRSNSVIFVKEEHTIAIGGGQTSRVDATFIATKKGGENIRGSIMASEAFFPFRDSIDQAAKAGVVGIVQPGGSIRDEECIAAADEAGIAMVFTGQRAFRH